Genomic DNA from Lactuca sativa cultivar Salinas chromosome 8, Lsat_Salinas_v11, whole genome shotgun sequence:
TGTTGCAGAAATAGTTGCTCTAGGTTTGTAATCTCGATGACCAATTTCGTTTATTGATGTCAATCTCTTGAATTACTATATTCCCATTGGTTTCTGTTTCCCGATCCAATTTTAATGCTCAAAAGTGTGTGTTTATGTGTGCATAATCATTATTTTCTTGAGATTTGTAGAAGATTATTGACTTTTTTTGCTGATGGTTTTGCTTGATGTTTACTTGTTTCAGGTGTGAAGGAAAGTTATCACTCGGTGGTTATTGGATCTATAAGCTTGCATCTTTGAATCTCTGTTCGCActtttcactttctctctctagaaaatgaGGACGGATATGGTGAATAGGTGTTTGAGTTTATCACAACATTCGGTTCCACAATCACCTTCTTCTtcgtcttctccttcttcttcattgCAAACTCTAGCCTCTGCAATCTCTTCACCGTCAGCAAAACGACGGTGTTTGACCCACCGCGCACTGGCTTACCGCTACGTTCACCGGTCGGCGATATTTGGGACGAAGCTGAAGAGATCCGACCCATCTAGAGAGCCGCAGCTTATCCAACGCGCCGTCTCCGCCAGCTTAGATGCAGAGTTTTCGGATGAAGAATTCTCAAAGAAAATTCGAGAACTAGCTCTCCAGTTTCAAGTTTCCGACGAATTTGGCAATAAAGAGAAGTATGACGGTTTAgcattggaattggaattggcATCGGAGAGCCAGAGCCCATTTGCTGGTTTGAAGATGGAAGTGCCTGACTGGCCAGGGGATATGATTCCGGCGAGTATTGAGCGAAAGGCGAACAGCGTTGAGTTGCCATTTTCATTACGAATTATCAAGAGGAAGAAACAATGGCAGGAGGGAATAAGAGACGCAGGTGAATCTGCCTATTGTTCAGTAAAAAAAGCTTTCTCTTCAATGGTGTTCATAATCCGAGAGCTTCAAAGCTACACACTTCAAATGAGAGAGCTTTTATACTACGAAGATTTACAGGGGATTCTTGTGAGAGTTCAGCAAGAAATGAACGCATCTTTCGTCTGGTTGTTCCAACAAGTCTTTTCCCAAACCCCTACTTTAATGGTGTACGTGATGATTCTTTTAGCCAATTACAGTGTATATTCAATGTCAAACAATATCGCACTCGCGGCGCCGCCACCTCCCGCCACCGTAGAGTCGATTACAGAACACCAAAGTGAAACAAAATTCGATTCTTCATCAGTCAAAACGTTTTCTGTAAATTCAGGTGGGAAAACCACCTCAATCGGCGGAAACAACGGCGGCGGTGGGAAATTCAGGGCAGTTGCTAGCGGGACAGACGGCGACGGGAGATTTGATGGATCTATAACTTCATCGTCATCAATCGTAAACCCGACAAGGACTAGCGAGGAGTCGGTTTCGGGTCAAGCGAGTAAGGATAATGAATGGGAGTCATGGAATTCGATTGTGGATGAAGCTGACAGAATGCAGGGTGTGATCGGAGACAACGGCGATCTGGATCATGAAACTATGAAAAGATTTGTTTCTCCGGTGACTGTGAAAATCGAGGAAGAAGATACAGAAGATCACTCCAAAACAGAGCTTCTTTATCAAACGGGTCTCTCACAAGAACCCGACAACCCGCTTCTTCTTGCGAATTACGCCCAGTTTCTGTACCTCGTTACACGAGATTACGATAGGTACAAAAAACCATTAATACTTGTCAAAATATCTCTTTCGTCTTCTTACATTTTCCCTTTTGGGCAAAAAAAAGTTTGTGATTTTCTACTTTGGCACAGTTGGTTAACTATTTTTACATTTTGGTCCATGTAACAGAGCTGAGGATTACTTCAAAAGAGCTTCAATGGTGGAACCTAAAGACGCAGAAGCACTTAACAAATACGCAAGCTTTTTATGGCAAGTTCGAAAAGACTTGTGGGCTGCTGAAGAGACTTATTTGGAAGCCATTTCTGCCGATCCTACAAACTCTTTTTATGCTGCAAATTATGCACATTTCTTATGGAGCACCGGTGGAGAAGACACTTGTTTCCCTCTTGACTCGCCGGGAAATATGTTCTCCGACGAAGTGTGAATTAACCACCGGCGTCGGAGACGTGGGTTTAACTTAGAAAGTTGGGACATGATAATAAACGAGATTTGAGCGGGAAGTGGTGGTGGATGGTTGAAAGGTGGAATATGATAATCTTGATTTTCCGGCGAAAGGTGGTTTGAAGTTGTCAAAAATTGTAATTAAGTTTTGTTGATATCAAATTATAAATGAACATGAATTTAGGTGAACGAAAAGTTGCATTATTCTCGTGCGTTAAAGACTTATAAAGTCGTTTatcaaaggtcaaaaagttttttaATGAGGGAAATAATTCGAGTAAgtctatatattattattattatcatttgtATGCGTACTgcgttttaatttaaaattaagacAAAAAAATTTGTAAAGTAATTTCAGGTTAAGATATTAAATCGAAGTTATAaagttttgaagtgtttttgaaGGACCAAATGAAGTCAAATCAAATTTCACGTGATCAAGCAAATAAAGTTTTTGCAATTTGCAAGCGACCCTTGAAAAGTAGTTTAATTTCTCCCTACCACTAAAattatgacttttttttttttattatttttttaattttttattttacttataatgttttgtatgaaaatctttattaatttataactaataatgcATTTATGTATTGTATACATATACCTTTTTAGATACAATATAAAATTAGGTGTGAGACCGTATGTTATATGAgtttgataaaataaaaattaaatataaaagtttaaactaaaacttaatttaaatttgaaatttgagaTTTGAatactaatattgtaatttattggttattttcaattaaaataATGATTAATTGAGATGTAAATatgatatattaattaagaaaaataaaaaaaaataaaaaaatgacaaatgaaaataacatttaatcAAAAATACTAAAAAATAACATGTAATCAAGTTAATGAAAGAGTAACATAcggtaaaattatttttatttagtgAAGATTAGGTGCTATAAGATGAAACTCGAGATAAGTTTTTTCTTCAAAGATTTTGTTGATTTTCATTCTCATGACTATCAAGTGCCTAAgatattacaaatttacaatcatatttaacattattatttttaaattataattataattttttttattttgcatgGCAACACATGGAGAAGTATCATGGATGGTAGTACTTGCTGCAATAAAACTAGTACGATATAACACATGACGTGTGACGTGCATTGCCGTCAATATAAAGCGGGGTAGGTACAAAATACCAATGTACCATGGCTTTGAGTTTCTGTCTTTCTTacaatatatcatcaatgtatGGGCATTTTTGTACATTCATCTGTGCCTACATAATTCAGACCAATGGACTTGCCTTTATTGACTCATTATGGTACACTCACAACATGTTTACACATTTCAGAAGAggcatttatatgtattttaatttTATACACACGCTTTTTTTATAACAATGAAAATGACTTGTAATCATTTCCTTATTTATTGATCAATTGTCAGATCAGACGATTGGTATCAACATATGCAAATAATTAAAACATCCGGGTCACACCAAGTGAGTTTGATCATAGTGGTTGGATGGGGTAATGTTATGTTCGGGCCAAAaggattttataaaataatggaGTTATTGATTTGGTAATTGAGGCCAAACACAAGATGACGCCCAAAACATGTGAATGGAGGTGGTAACTTTAGCTACTTGCCAT
This window encodes:
- the LOC111893175 gene encoding uncharacterized protein LOC111893175, with protein sequence MRTDMVNRCLSLSQHSVPQSPSSSSSPSSSLQTLASAISSPSAKRRCLTHRALAYRYVHRSAIFGTKLKRSDPSREPQLIQRAVSASLDAEFSDEEFSKKIRELALQFQVSDEFGNKEKYDGLALELELASESQSPFAGLKMEVPDWPGDMIPASIERKANSVELPFSLRIIKRKKQWQEGIRDAGESAYCSVKKAFSSMVFIIRELQSYTLQMRELLYYEDLQGILVRVQQEMNASFVWLFQQVFSQTPTLMVYVMILLANYSVYSMSNNIALAAPPPPATVESITEHQSETKFDSSSVKTFSVNSGGKTTSIGGNNGGGGKFRAVASGTDGDGRFDGSITSSSSIVNPTRTSEESVSGQASKDNEWESWNSIVDEADRMQGVIGDNGDLDHETMKRFVSPVTVKIEEEDTEDHSKTELLYQTGLSQEPDNPLLLANYAQFLYLVTRDYDRAEDYFKRASMVEPKDAEALNKYASFLWQVRKDLWAAEETYLEAISADPTNSFYAANYAHFLWSTGGEDTCFPLDSPGNMFSDEV